In Juglans regia cultivar Chandler chromosome 13, Walnut 2.0, whole genome shotgun sequence, the DNA window aggtggaggagagagaCAAATACCTTTCACTTGCCTGGTGGAGAAATGACAATTACCCTCGGAGATGTAGCACTCTTGCTTGGACTAGCTATTGATGGAGAGCCTGTTATAGGTACAACAAGCAGCACTCCGAGCTCGTTGTGTGCAAAATTACTAGGAAGAGTACCGGAAGACCTAAGTGGTGGAATGGTGAAGCTTACCTGGTTGAAAGAGTTCTTTTCTCAGTGTCCCAAAGATGCACCGATTGAAGAGATTGAATGCCGAACACGTGCTTACCTCCTATACCTGGTAGGCAGTACAATATTTTCCACAACAACTGGAAACAAAGTCCCTGTCATGTACCTGTCATTGTTTGAGGATTTTGACAAAGCAGGAAGGTTTGCCTGGGGTGCAGCAGCACTGGCATTCCTTTATAGAGCACTCGGCAATGCTTCACTTAAGACTCAAAGCACCATTAGCGGCTCTTTGACTCTACTGCAGGTTCCAGATATTTTAGTAAAGCAGCTGCCATATGGTTGTGTTGATGACTTTCAATTATAATGCTGACTTCAACTGTTTCTCATTTTTCCAGTGCTGGAGTTATTATCACCTGAATGTCGGTCGACCAAGATTCAATCAGGAGCCAAACCAAGGTTGTTTTCCATTGGTGCTTTGGTGGAAAGGAAAACAAAGCGGTTCAAGAATGAGATGTAATATAGTTTCCTACCGCAAGGCCTTGGATTCTCTCAACCCTACTGATGTAAGTTCACATAGATTTTGGGCGATTCTAAAACATATTTTCGGGGAGGATATAATCCATCCTGTATGATGTTGATGTACAGATAGAGTGGCTTCCTTACAAAGATATCGACCATACAGAAATACCGGaagatattaaaaatactttgacCTTACGAGCATCAAAGACTATGCTCATATGCTTTGAGAAGGCAGAAAGACATCTCCCAGACCGTTGCCTTAGGCAATTTGGCATGCTTCAAGGAATCCCAAAGGATGTACAGCGATGGGAGAGAAAGAGCCGTGCATATGATCATGGGGTTGACATCTTGGGCAAAATGCAATCTGAGCTTGACGAGTGGTCAATGCGTCGACTTCATATTGTGGAAGGTGATGATGACGTGGATGAGAAGGAGTATATGCAGTGGTACCAGAGAATTACTCGTAAATTTGTAGGGAGGCTTACATCTGTTGAGTCCGAGTTTAAGGGAAAAGTAAGGCTATGCATAATTAGCTATCAGATGTTTACTAGGCTACTCATAGATTTTAtgtatgtttgtttgtttgtttttctttatgggCTTTTTGGTTCTTGATACTTGATACTTAGTTATTCGTGAACTTTACAGGTTGAAGCTTTGAATGAAATTGCAAGCATGCTAGATAGATTTTCAGAAGATGGGATGGATTCCCAGGATAGGAAGTTACTCGATGAGGTAAAGGATATTGTGCACAACTATTTGATAGATGAAGTTGGAGagtcacaaaagaaaattggaACAAAGAGTACAAAGAAACGTAAGCGAAAGGATGATTTGAATTGCGAGGATGGTCAATGCTAGAACAGTTGATGCAGTAATCATATGGAGGAAACTATGGTTATTCAGATGAAATGAAGAGTTTATTGCAAAGCGATTCAGGTGTGCTTTTTTCCTCATCAGTAAAGCATTGCTACCTGTAGACTATAGTGGATCATTTTCACTAAACTTAGGTTCATAGTGCTCATAATATAGTCACCTTGTATGTCAATCATGtacaatattctaaattttagaTGCCAAATATTCATCGATCCCGGAATCTTTATGCAGCTTTATGGAAAATTCAGAAGATAAATACACCTCCAAATGGTAAGGAACATTCGCATCTCAAATCGTATGGTAATACATAAGGATTCTTGAATGAAAGCAAAAAGGAGTGCTTCCCAACTCCTATTATTGCCTAAGAACGTGAAGGTCATGTACTTTTGGTCGATGAATGGGGAATTAATGACTAAAATGGGTTAATGCAAAAAGTTGGTATGAATAAGATCTCCAGCATCCTGTATTCCTTACTGATAATGATGATAAATTGCTATTtatattctcttttatttcctACTTTTATTCAAACTGAGAGATGCCATCGGCTACAAAATCCTAGCTTGCCAAGTACAATGATCTGGATGggatttaaaataataaagggGTAAAAAAAGAGTTTATCATGGAGACATATCTCATAACACGACAACATCTGTCAAAAGGCAACCTCTGTAAGACGAGAAGTCCAATTAGAGGTCATTTCCTTTATTCAATTGCTAgctgttggaaaaaaaaattggactgAACTTATATAGTTGTCGACATTAATTCACAGCATGCGTCCTTTTTGCTTGTCCATTCATGCATTCTCCCCTCTAAAAGTGGCAAAATTTTGGGGAATGGCTTTGTTGCATGTATCCCTCCCGAAATAATACAAATCCCCTTTCCTTCTATATTTAATGAGAAAACAAgaaatgagatttcaagaatgTCAAAAACGAAGATATGTGTGATGTGAAATCATTTGTCATGTATATTTAGAACATGCATGTATATGCAATATGTGTGATGTGAGGTTATTATTGACGGATTCATTGAGGGAGAAGTTATCATCTTATCTTTCCATTGAGAATGTATCCaataaatttctttcaatttgatTTGTTAATTGTGAATTTACACCTTAATTTGTTATGTTAATTTTATCGGATTGAGCAcaaatagaagaaataaaaacttcaaatagAAAAAGGTAATTCTAAATACAATCTTAAAGTATGTAAGTTTCGCAcgctttctttaaaaaagaatgagatctatcattaaaaattaatttttctatgtGGGTcacatatttactcacttttttaattgGAGTGCGTGAGGTTTGCATACTCTagaactataaatatcatttctcaatcgaaaatttatttataagtctcATTTTTTACACACCTAACACACCACTGATGCGAAAACCTTGCACATAAGTTATGCTAAGGATTGATTGGTGTTTTGGCTTTCTTAAACTTATAATGGGTCTCACTATATGTGGTGTGTTAGCAAACCAACTTGTGTGCAACAAGCCTCTTGTGGCTAAAgcatttcttaatatttatactaacaaaaataaatgttataagGTCCACTTAATGGCTCTATCTTTTTCCTGCTTGGAGCTCTCAAATTTGGGACAAAAACATGATAGTCTCAATCATGTGAACGATACATGAGTATCTAATGTTACATTTATCGCTTTCTATATCGGACTCTATAATTTTGTTGATTAAGATATCTTCAAATGGGAGATAGATAAACACATAAAGTGAGCTATATACCATTTACTGTTGCTATAAATATTCCGTACAGTATaagcaataaatattataagatccaCTTTATGTGTTTAATAGTTTCCCACTTGAAATTCTCAGATAAAAactattaagatttttttccaatttgatCAATAAACAGAGATACTCTTAATTAATCTCACTCATATTTTAATTACGGGAATTTAATTCAACTTGTAGCAGATATTCATCCAATTTGGTAAAGGACCAAACCTAAAT includes these proteins:
- the LOC108989600 gene encoding protein MAIN-LIKE 2-like isoform X1 gives rise to the protein MRIQMEPPGDPGPIDNSVLYDQDNHVSSAVWDGQERGVLRCHEHTSLLDQWKLTPKQIELVVKAGFQYLRMIPAINFDSALIAALVERWRRETNTFHLPGGEMTITLGDVALLLGLAIDGEPVIGTTSSTPSSLCAKLLGRVPEDLSGGMVKLTWLKEFFSQCPKDAPIEEIECRTRAYLLYLVGSTIFSTTTGNKVPVMYLSLFEDFDKAGRFAWGAAALAFLYRALGNASLKTQSTISGSLTLLQCWSYYHLNVGRPRFNQEPNQGCFPLVLWWKGKQSGSRMRCNIVSYRKALDSLNPTDIEWLPYKDIDHTEIPEDIKNTLTLRASKTMLICFEKAERHLPDRCLRQFGMLQGIPKDVQRWERKSRAYDHGVDILGKMQSELDEWSMRRLHIVEGDDDVDEKEYMQWYQRITRKFVGRLTSVESEFKGKVEALNEIASMLDRFSEDGMDSQDRKLLDEVKDIVHNYLIDEVGESQKKIGTKSTKKRKRKDDLNCEDGQC
- the LOC108989600 gene encoding protein MAIN-LIKE 2-like isoform X2, whose product is MEPPGDPGPIDNSVLYDQDNHVSSAVWDGQERGVLRCHEHTSLLDQWKLTPKQIELVVKAGFQYLRMIPAINFDSALIAALVERWRRETNTFHLPGGEMTITLGDVALLLGLAIDGEPVIGTTSSTPSSLCAKLLGRVPEDLSGGMVKLTWLKEFFSQCPKDAPIEEIECRTRAYLLYLVGSTIFSTTTGNKVPVMYLSLFEDFDKAGRFAWGAAALAFLYRALGNASLKTQSTISGSLTLLQCWSYYHLNVGRPRFNQEPNQGCFPLVLWWKGKQSGSRMRCNIVSYRKALDSLNPTDIEWLPYKDIDHTEIPEDIKNTLTLRASKTMLICFEKAERHLPDRCLRQFGMLQGIPKDVQRWERKSRAYDHGVDILGKMQSELDEWSMRRLHIVEGDDDVDEKEYMQWYQRITRKFVGRLTSVESEFKGKVEALNEIASMLDRFSEDGMDSQDRKLLDEVKDIVHNYLIDEVGESQKKIGTKSTKKRKRKDDLNCEDGQC